The Armatimonadota bacterium genomic sequence CTTCAGAGCCACCTCGTCGGCGATCTCCTCCGCGGCCTGACCCGCCTGTTCCGGGTCGGCCGCGGTACGCTGCGGGAGCACCGGCAGGCCGTAGCAGGACAGCAGCATCTGGACCTCGTCTGCGGTCAGCCACCCCTCGCCGCGCTGGAGCGCCGCGGCCACGACCGCGGCGGCCTGGTCGCGGCGGATGTCCGGCAGCTGCGGCGGGGCAGACATCGGGCGGGCGCGCCACTCCCCGTAGCGCGCCGCGCGCGCCAGGGCGATCGCAGCGGCCTCAGGAAAGGCATAGGAGGGGATGCGGACGCCCGCCGCCCCCAGTTCGGGGGGGACGCCGCGCGCCGACATGAACACCGCTAGCACCGGCTTGTGCCCGGCCAGAGATCGCGCGCCTTCCACGATCGCCCGCGCTACGTCCTCCGGACGCGTCGCCAGGGGCGGGATGAAGATGACGACGAGCGCATCCACGTTCGCGTCCTCACCGACCAGCTCGATCGCCGCCCGGTAGTGGTCGGCGGTCGCCGACGCGATCATGTCCACCGGGTTGGCGACGCTCGCCTCCGGCGGGAGCAGAGCGCGGAGCCGGGACCGCGTCGACTCCTCGAGCACCGGAACCTGCAGTCCCTCGGCCTCGCAGGCGTCGGCGCACAGGATACCTGGGCCCCCGGCGTTGGTCACGATGCCGACGCGGCGGCCCCTCGGTGGCGGCTGGTTCGCCAGCAGCGCGGCCACGTCAAACATCTCCTCCAGCGTATCCGTGCGGATCACGCCGGCCTGCCGGAACAGAGCATCGACTGTGACATCGGAAGCGGCCACGAGCGCACCGGTATGGGACGAAGTTGCCCGCGCCCCGGCGGACGAGCGCCCGCTCTTCACCGCGACGATCGGCTTGCTGCGTCCCACGCGCCGGGCGATCCGTGAGAACTTGCGCGGGTTGCCGAACGACTCCAAATACAGGAGGATCACATCCGTCCGCTCGTCCGTCTCCCAGTACTGCAGCAAGTCGTTGCCGGAGATGTCGGCCTTGTTGCCGACCGAGACGAACGTCGACAGCCCCAGCCCCAGCGCGCTTGCGTAGTCCATCACCGCCAGACCCAGTGCGCCGCTTTGTGACATGAATCCCACCCGCCCCGGCGGCGGGGGGACCGGCGCGAAGGTCGCGTTCAGCCGCACGCGAGGATCGGTGTTGACGATCCCCATGCAGTTCGGCCCGATCAGACGCATGCCGGCCCCGCGGCAGACCGCCAGCAGTTCGTCCTGCAGGGCCCGTCCGTCGTCGCCCACCTCTGCGAAGCCCGACGAGATCACGACCAGGGCCCGGATGCCCTTGCGGGCACACTGGCGTGCCACGTCGACGACCTGTGCGGCGGGCACGACGACCACCGCCAGGTCGACCGGCCCCGGGATCGCCTCCACCGTCGGATACGCGACCACACCCTGAACGTAGGGGGCGGCGGGGTTCACGGGATAGACCGGGCCCTCGAACCCGTAGCTGAGCAAATTGCGGAACACCTCGCCGCCGATCGTGCCGCGCCGCCGCGAGGCCCCGATCACGGCCACCCCGCGCGGCGCGAAGAACGTCCGCATCGCGTTCGCCGCGGCAACCTGCTCGCGTTGCTCGTAGCGGCGCAGGGCTTCATCTCCCATCTCGGTCGGGAACTCCACGTGCAGCTGCCCGACGGTCGCGCGCACCGTCACCACGAACCCGGAGTCGCGGAAGACGTCGATCATGCGGTGGTTAGCGGGAAGGACCTCTGCTTCGAACACGCGGATGCCGTTGGCTGAGGCCACCTCCGCGAGCTGACCGAGGAGGATGGTTCCCAGCCCCCGACCCTGGTAGTCGTCGGCGATCGCGAACGCCACCTCCGCGCGGTCGCCGTCGGTGGCTGCGTACATCGCGTGCGCGACGATGCGCTCGTCCGCTCCGGCCGTGGCGACCATGCCGAAGTCACGTACGTAGTCCACCTGGACCAGCCGCCCTGCTTCCTCGGCCAAGAAGTGGTCGGTCACCGGAGCGAAGAAGCGCATGGCCAGCGAATCGGCCGATAGGGCGCGGAAGAAGGCCACGAGATCCCCTTCGTCGTCTGGCCGTACAGGGCGGATCCGAACCGTGGAGCCATCGCGCAGCACGACGTCCGCTTCGAGGTGCGACGGGTAGTGCGGTGACGTCTGAGGGATGTGCACGGTCTTGTTCCTCCGTCTTCGCGCCAACCGCCCGGCAGTCGGATGGATGTCAGGGGCGGCGCGCGGTCTGCCCGTTGCATCGGGCGCAGTCGGGTTCGCAGGGCTCGACGTGGATGGTGACGTCGCTGCCGGGTAGGGTCTCCCGGATGTGCGATTCCAGGCGGTCCGCCAAGTCGTGTGCTGTGCCGACGGACACCGTCCGGTGCACCACCAGGTGGACGTCCACGAACCGATCGCGACCGGCTCGCCGCGTCCTCAACGCATGGTAGTCTACGAACGAATCGCGGTGTGCGTCGAAGACCGCTCGGATCGTGCGCTCCTCCGTCTCAGGGAGGCGGATGTCCATCAGCCCCTGGAGTGCGTCTCGGTATACGCGCCATCCCATCGCGACGATGTACAGACCCAGCAAGCCGCCGATCAGGGGATCGAGCCACAGCTGTCCCGTCGCATGCTGCAGCCCCACGCCGGCGAGCACGGCCACAGAGGTTGCCACGTCCGCGTAGAGGTGTTGCGCGTCGGCCGCCAGTGCGGGCGATCGATGTTCGCGGGCCACGTGCTGCAGGAAGCGAGCCGCGAGCAGGTTGGCGGCCGCTGCGACGGCCACGAGCAGGAGGCCGAGCGGCACATGGTCCAGGGGTGTGGGCCGAAGGAGCCGGCGTGCCGCGTACACGGTCACCAGGGCTCCGGCGACCATGATCATGGCGCCCTCGGTCGCACCGCTGAGGTGCTCTGCCTTGCCGTGACCGTACTGGTGGAGGTCGTCCGGCGGCCGAGCGGCCACGGCTAGGCCGACGAGGGCGACGTTGGCGGCGACGACGTTCACCACCGACTCCGCCGCATCCGACAGGATCGCCGCCGATCCCGTGACGGCGTAGGCTATCCCCTTGAGCCCGAGCAGCCCCACACCGGTGACCACCGAAACCATGGCGGCGCGCACCGTGACGCGGGCGGCCTGTTGCTCACTCGTCATCTTCGTCCGACGAACCTGTGTAGACACCGCGGCAGGAACCCTACGTCCCGCCGCCCGTGGGGGTGCTCTCGTCGTCACGAGCGCGCTCGTGTTCCGACGCGGACCCGTCACGGTCCGAGGACGTCTGGATGCCGCGCAACAGACGGATCACGCGCCGTCCTGCATCGGTCAGTTCCCGCGGCGCCGTGGCGATGTTGTCCTTCAGCGCCTCCAGCGAAGCTGAGGCGACAGACTCCGCCCTGGGCATGAGGGCCGCCAGCAGCAGATAGAGCAGAATCCCCGCGCCGCTGCCGAAGGCGAGCAGGATGAACACGACGCGGAACACCAGCGGGTCGACGTTGAAGTACTCCCCCAAACCGCCGGCCACGCCCAACAGCAACCGGTTGGTCCCGCTCTTTCGGAGTCGCCGTGCCACAGGGACACCTCCCAGACCGTGTTGCGGCTCACACCGCGACCGCCCCTTCAATATAGACCTCCAGCCCTTCGGCCACACGGCGGACCTGCGTGCCGAGGGCCGCGCACCGGGCTGCCATGCGTGCGCAGATCGCCTCGAAGGTCGGTCCGCGGGCCAGGGCGACACGTGCGAACTCGAGCTGGACGGGCACCATCCGCATGCGCTGCAATCCCTGCAGGGGATGGACGTCCACGAGGAACACGAACGACCAGTCATTCCGCAGGTGTGGATCCACCGCGTAGTCGTCCAGGAAGTCACCAGTGTCGTAGAGGATCAGGCCGCCGCCATACACCTCCACTCCGTGAAACACGTGCGCGGAGTGGCCATAGATCATCTCGACGCCCCCGTCCACGGCCGCGCGCGCGAACCTCCGGAACGCCCGCGGCGGGGCGGTGGTCATGTTCGGGCCCCAGTGCAGAGACAGGACGATCGGGAACGCCCCCGCCTCCCGCAGCGCCCTCACCCGGTACCCGATGCGCCCTGCGGCCTGAGGGTCCCGCTCGATGTCGAGATAGTGCGTGCCGGGGCGGCACGGCCCGGCCGCGAAGGGCGGCTCGTTGTCCGTGGCTGCGAGCACCGCACATCGCAGCCCCGCCACCTCCACGAAAGCGGCAGCGGCGGCTTCCTCTTCGTCCCGGCCGGCACCGGCATGCGCGATGCCCGCCTCATCGAGATGGCGCAGCGTATCCAGCAGCCCTTCCTCTTCGAAGTCCAAGACGTGGTTGTTGGCCAGGCTCACGAATCGGACGTTCGCCGCGCGGAGGACGTCCACGGCTTGTGGGTTGGCCCGGAAGTGGAAGACCTTAGGCGTCCGCGTCCAGGGTCGGCGGTGGCGGGTGATCGCGCACTCGAGGTTGGCGAACACCGCGCCCGCCGACCGAAGTACCGGTAGGACGTCTCCCCAAAACCATTCGGGGGGGTGCCGTCCGATCTGCTCGTTCACCCCCCGGCCCAGCATCACATCGCCGACGAACGCCAGCGTGACCATCCCGATTCCCATTTTGACGCCGTCCGCCGGCCGGGCGTAGCGGGCGGAAACTTTTACAGCGGAGAAGGGGATCGCGGTCCGAGCCATGAACTCTAAAGGTTTTGTGGACGCAACCATCGAACTCGTCGCTGCGGCAACCATCCTGCTCCTGGTCCTGGTCCTCCCTCTTCTGTCGCACCGCATCGAGTACAACCTGGAGATCTTCCTGTTCGTCATGGGGGTTCTGGCGGCGGCGGCATCCGGCGTCTTGCGGCAGCCGCTGCTGCGCGAGGCCCTCACGCACCCCGTGCCCATCACCCTGGCGGTGCTGGTGGCGGGGTTGCTCTTCAAGTCCTTCCGTGACCGGATCGACGACGCGGTCGTACGGCTGCGCCTGCTGCTGCCGATGAAGGCGGTCATCGCTATCCTGATCGTCGTCCTGGGGCTGCTCAGCAGCGTCATCACCGCGATCATCGCCTCGCTCGTGCTCGTCGAGGTCATCAGCGCGATGAGCTTTCGCCGGCAGGACGAGACACGGATCGTCGTGATCGCGTGCATGGCGATCGGCTTGGGGGCGGCCCTGACCCCCATCGGAGAGCCGCTGGCCACGATCGCCACGGGTAAGCTGCGGGCCGACTTCTGGTTCCTGGGGCGCCTGCTGGGGCCGTGGCTGGTCCCGGCGATCCTGGCGCTGGGCGTGTGGGGAGCCGTCCAACCCCTGCGCTACGAGGGCGAGACGCTGGCCGGCCCGACGCAGCTGGAGACGTACCGCGGCGTGGCCGAGCGGGCCGCCCGGGTCTACGTCTTCGTGGCCGGCCTCACCCTGCTGGGCGCCGGATTCGAACCGGTCGTCAACCGGTTCGTCGTTCCGCTCGACCCCAGGCTGTTGTACTGGGTGAACACGGTGTCGGCCGTCCTCGACAACGCTACGCTCACGGCTGCCGAGGTCAGCCCTCGGATGAACGCCGATCAGCTCCGCAGCGTCCTGATCGCGCTGCTGATCAGCGGGGGGGCGCTGGTGCCCGGCAACATCCCCAACATCATCGCCTCAGGGCGCCTGCGAATCGGCAGCCGCGAGTGGGCACGCACCGGGGTGCCTCTCGCGCTGGTGATGCTGGCGGTGTACTTCGTGCTGCTGTTCGGGTGGTAGCGGCGCGGGCGGGCACGCAAGACGGCCCGCGCCGACCTATCCCACCCGCACCGACCTCTCGCCGACCGCTAACGGAGCAGGATCTGGCCTCGGATCTCCCCCGCCGGGAACGCGGTCGTGTGCAGGTTCACGTAGGTGTTCATGTTGCGCATCTGCGTGATGAGGGCGCTCAGCGGTTGCCCCTGCAACGGCCCCATCAGGTTGGCGGCCGTGATCGTGCCACCGGCGAGCTGACCGCTAAAGACGCCCGGCCTCAGCACCGGGGGCGGGGCCGGCGGGTACAGCCAGACCACGATGGGCCCGTTCGCCCCGGGTGCCGCCAGGTGGATGTGGCCCATCTGCACGTTGTTGAGGTTGTTAACGGTCAGCTCGTAGCGGATGCTGTTACCGTCGGCGCTGACCACGAACGTCGCGACGCCCGTTGCCCGTGTGGGGTTCGTCGGCACGACCTCGCGTCCCCACAGGTGCGCCACGAACGTGACCTCCTGCTGCGCACCGACCTGCGCTCCGGCCGCCGCCAGGATCGCCAGCAGCGCGACCAGCGTGAGCACGATCCAGCTCCTTCGCATCGGTGAAGCCTCCCGAGTAGGGGATGGGATCTGCCCAAAGGGTGAAGGGTCTACGTCACGGCGCGGTAACGGAGCCCGTGCGGCCGGGTCTGCCCAAAACGCAGCGGGAGCCCCGGCCATCGCCGGGGCCCCCAACCGGACCTGGTAGCGGGGGCAGGATTTGAACCTGCGACCTTCGGGTTATGAGCCCGACGAGCTACCTGGCTGCTCCACCCCGCGTCGCAACCCACAGTATACCACAGCCGGCAAGGCACCTTCGGCAGGTCCGTCGCGCAGAGGG encodes the following:
- a CDS encoding GNAT family N-acetyltransferase produces the protein MHIPQTSPHYPSHLEADVVLRDGSTVRIRPVRPDDEGDLVAFFRALSADSLAMRFFAPVTDHFLAEEAGRLVQVDYVRDFGMVATAGADERIVAHAMYAATDGDRAEVAFAIADDYQGRGLGTILLGQLAEVASANGIRVFEAEVLPANHRMIDVFRDSGFVVTVRATVGQLHVEFPTEMGDEALRRYEQREQVAAANAMRTFFAPRGVAVIGASRRRGTIGGEVFRNLLSYGFEGPVYPVNPAAPYVQGVVAYPTVEAIPGPVDLAVVVVPAAQVVDVARQCARKGIRALVVISSGFAEVGDDGRALQDELLAVCRGAGMRLIGPNCMGIVNTDPRVRLNATFAPVPPPPGRVGFMSQSGALGLAVMDYASALGLGLSTFVSVGNKADISGNDLLQYWETDERTDVILLYLESFGNPRKFSRIARRVGRSKPIVAVKSGRSSAGARATSSHTGALVAASDVTVDALFRQAGVIRTDTLEEMFDVAALLANQPPPRGRRVGIVTNAGGPGILCADACEAEGLQVPVLEESTRSRLRALLPPEASVANPVDMIASATADHYRAAIELVGEDANVDALVVIFIPPLATRPEDVARAIVEGARSLAGHKPVLAVFMSARGVPPELGAAGVRIPSYAFPEAAAIALARAARYGEWRARPMSAPPQLPDIRRDQAAAVVAAALQRGEGWLTADEVQMLLSCYGLPVLPQRTAADPEQAGQAAEEIADEVALKAVAPGLLHKTEVGGVRLHLAGRRAVAAAAAEMAERVRSAGYPEVSFLVQRMAPPGVEMIVGVVWDRQFGPVVACGAGGVLVELLHDVSVRIAPLTEAEASEMIEGLRTYPLLTGYRGREVYDLAALRDVVLRVGALVEDIPQIAEMDCNPVIVHRQGASIVDARVRVEPYTPAPRIGRRR
- a CDS encoding cation diffusion facilitator family transporter translates to MTSEQQAARVTVRAAMVSVVTGVGLLGLKGIAYAVTGSAAILSDAAESVVNVVAANVALVGLAVAARPPDDLHQYGHGKAEHLSGATEGAMIMVAGALVTVYAARRLLRPTPLDHVPLGLLLVAVAAAANLLAARFLQHVAREHRSPALAADAQHLYADVATSVAVLAGVGLQHATGQLWLDPLIGGLLGLYIVAMGWRVYRDALQGLMDIRLPETEERTIRAVFDAHRDSFVDYHALRTRRAGRDRFVDVHLVVHRTVSVGTAHDLADRLESHIRETLPGSDVTIHVEPCEPDCARCNGQTARRP
- a CDS encoding PspC domain-containing protein; this translates as MARRLRKSGTNRLLLGVAGGLGEYFNVDPLVFRVVFILLAFGSGAGILLYLLLAALMPRAESVASASLEALKDNIATAPRELTDAGRRVIRLLRGIQTSSDRDGSASEHERARDDESTPTGGGT
- a CDS encoding CapA family protein; its protein translation is MGIGMVTLAFVGDVMLGRGVNEQIGRHPPEWFWGDVLPVLRSAGAVFANLECAITRHRRPWTRTPKVFHFRANPQAVDVLRAANVRFVSLANNHVLDFEEEGLLDTLRHLDEAGIAHAGAGRDEEEAAAAAFVEVAGLRCAVLAATDNEPPFAAGPCRPGTHYLDIERDPQAAGRIGYRVRALREAGAFPIVLSLHWGPNMTTAPPRAFRRFARAAVDGGVEMIYGHSAHVFHGVEVYGGGLILYDTGDFLDDYAVDPHLRNDWSFVFLVDVHPLQGLQRMRMVPVQLEFARVALARGPTFEAICARMAARCAALGTQVRRVAEGLEVYIEGAVAV
- a CDS encoding DUF1646 family protein, with the translated sequence MNSKGFVDATIELVAAATILLLVLVLPLLSHRIEYNLEIFLFVMGVLAAAASGVLRQPLLREALTHPVPITLAVLVAGLLFKSFRDRIDDAVVRLRLLLPMKAVIAILIVVLGLLSSVITAIIASLVLVEVISAMSFRRQDETRIVVIACMAIGLGAALTPIGEPLATIATGKLRADFWFLGRLLGPWLVPAILALGVWGAVQPLRYEGETLAGPTQLETYRGVAERAARVYVFVAGLTLLGAGFEPVVNRFVVPLDPRLLYWVNTVSAVLDNATLTAAEVSPRMNADQLRSVLIALLISGGALVPGNIPNIIASGRLRIGSREWARTGVPLALVMLAVYFVLLFGW
- a CDS encoding CHRD domain-containing protein, which gives rise to MRRSWIVLTLVALLAILAAAGAQVGAQQEVTFVAHLWGREVVPTNPTRATGVATFVVSADGNSIRYELTVNNLNNVQMGHIHLAAPGANGPIVVWLYPPAPPPVLRPGVFSGQLAGGTITAANLMGPLQGQPLSALITQMRNMNTYVNLHTTAFPAGEIRGQILLR